In a single window of the Penaeus chinensis breed Huanghai No. 1 chromosome 4, ASM1920278v2, whole genome shotgun sequence genome:
- the LOC125025311 gene encoding uncharacterized protein LOC125025311, protein MLDSLVRLPHSKVSSIQDEAGKSLTEEKDIIKRWIEYCSKLYNHPIQGDPEDLSVPGLDLAIRALAIFVDSLVITLPKKGNLQLCSNYRTISLISHPSKVMLKVLLNRLKPQAENIIAKKQAGFREERSTTEQIFKLIILCEKLTPETCEWFQTTVGVRQGCLLSPTLFNIFLERIMTEALDEHEGSVSIGDRTITNLRSADDIDGLAGEEQELRDFVNRLNTTSTEYGIEMSAEKTKIMPNNPHGIISDITIKYLRVAISDEGSGPEIRTRIAQTTATLAKLKPIWKNKNVTEIKVKTISNFLYACESSTLIAELERKIQAVEMRCYRRTLGISFRVHVTNEAVRKIITDQPSEDENYSGMATSGMVKTILQGTVKSGRRRGRRKKKWIDNIKEWTDADFASTQVQSKDREQWRELSTPDARPSVTVYALGFGPPLLFLRYHPRIHLFCCRPSRPPPICAPILLPSVSCDADCSRKSSLSMAGAPHVFTRGSNYIEKKNTLNMRNGEIPV, encoded by the exons ATGCTTGACAGTTTAGTCAGGCTACCACAT TCAAAAGTCAGCAGCATCCAGGACGAAGCaggaaaaagtttgacagaggAGAAGGACATCATCAAACGATGGATAGAATATTGCTCCAAACTCTACAACCACCCGATACAGGGAGACCCTGAGGATCTGAGCGTCCCTGGACTAG ATCTGGCAATCAGGGCATTGGCCATCTTCGTGGACTCACTAGTTATCACGCTGCCAAAGAAGGGAAACCTTCAGCTATGCTCCAACTACAGAACCATCAGTCTCATCAGCCACCCAAGCAAAGTGATGCTCAAGGTCCTACTGAACAGACTGAAACCGCAGGCAGAAAACATCATAGCCAAGAAACAGGCTGGTTTTAGAGAGGAAAGGAGCACTACTGAACAGATCTTCAAGCTGATCATTCTATGTGAGAAGTTAACACCAGAAACCT GCGAGTGGTTCCAGACAACAGTCGGAGTGAGACAAGGCTGCCTCCTCTCTCCAACACTGTTCAACATCTTCCTGGAGAGAATCATGACTGAAGCCCTGGACGAACATGAAGGATCAGTCAGCATCGGGGATCGGACCATCACAAACCTTCGATCTGCTGACGATATAGATGGATTAGCCGGAGAAGAGCAGGAACTCAGAGACTTCGTCAACCGTCTGAACACAACATCTACCGAGTACGGAATAGAAATGAGTGcagaaaagacaaagataatgccCAACAATCCCCACGGCATCATCTCGGACATTACCATCAAATACCTGAGGGTTGCCATATCAGATGAAGGATCAGGTCCAGAGATCAGGACTAGAATAGCCCAGACCACAGCCACACTTGCCAAACTGAAACCTATATGGAAGAACAAAAATGTGACTGAAATCAAAGTTAAGACTATCTCTAACTTCCTCTACGCATGCGAGTCATCGACTCTCATAGCTGAGTTAGAGAGGAAAATCCAGGCTGTGGAAATGCGGTGCTACAGGAGGACACTGGGCATCAGCTTCAGAGTCCATGTGACAAATGAAGCAGTGCGCAAAATCATCACAGATCAACCGTCAGAAGACGAAAACTACAGTGGTATGGCCACGTCAGGAATGGTCAAGACCATTCTCCAGGGAACAGTTAAAAGTGGCAGAAGGAGAGGCAGACggaaaaagaaatggatagaCAACATCAAGGAATGGACGGACGCTGACTTTGCCTCTACCCAAGTCCAGTCCAAGGATCGAGAGCAGTGGAGGGAGCTGTCCACTCCAGACGCGCGTCCATC GGTAACCGTTTATGCACTTGGATTTGGACCTCCCTTGCTGTTCCTGAGATATCATCCACGTATCCATTTGTTTTGCTGCCGTCCGAGCCGACCACCGCCCATCTGCGCCCCGATTCTGCTTCCCTCCGTTTCCTGCGATGCAGACTGTAGCCGCAAGAGCAGCCTCAGCATGGCAGGGGCGCCGCATGT TTTCACGCGTGGTTCCAATTACATCGAAAAAAAGAACACACTAAATATGCGCAATGGGGAGATTCCGGTATAA